In one uncultured Devosia sp. genomic region, the following are encoded:
- a CDS encoding sensor histidine kinase, whose amino-acid sequence MLSADFVIATAIGYVGLLFVLAYLGDRRARTHKSSILHSPAVYTLSISVYCTSWTFYGAVGNAARSGLEFLTIYLGPTLVFVGWWFLLRRLVRISHLQRITSVADLLSSRFGKSNRLAVLITCIAVVGIAPYIALQLKAVTSSIQAVAGSSEFGQGSLKGIDDVGLAFGIAAGMALFTILFGTRHVDAKEQHHGVVAAIAFEAVVKLTALVAVGIFVVYVGGGFEEIFAQAEARGVMVDAANTFDTRWLTTLVLSVAAIVCLPRQFQVTVVENSDEAHLRVASWAFPAYMLLMSLFILPIAVFGLTKMPAGSNPDMFALTLPLAFGQDGLALFAFIGGFSSATSMIILESIALSIMVSNHILMPMILRFSAPGGDGRGVTSLVLFARRLSIVLILSMGFFYFFFTRDSDALAPIGLISFTAIAQFFPAVIAALFWRDASLKAATMAIAAGFVFWVWCSFLPSFESVSPQVALLLSQGPWGISWLRPEAMFGLEGIDPLAHAAFWSLSANILILCTVSLLTSQSALERIQASVFVDVFKRGHVPSGNFVPGSATANDLYFVAERVLGETRAAALFEAEARESGVDPDMLEPSPGFIGRLERELAGSIGAASAHVMLSKVVSGSDVSLEEMMQMADETQQVITYSQELEKTSAELRSTAQQLEDANAQLRELDSQKDEFLSQVSHEVRTPMTSIRSFSEILLDGDEIAPEKRQHFVSTIHQESLRLTKLLDEILDLSALERGERSWENQPVNAEAALDRAMTVCEALLRQHGVTVEQGDRARTTMVEGDADRLCQVFINLISNAVKYNDSSAPVLRISSTTRAGNYVVDVADNGPGIAKGERKLIFEKFSRGQRGSVDQSGAGLGLAISRQIITRMNGSLDLVQGPLPGACFRVRLSVMR is encoded by the coding sequence ATGCTCTCGGCCGATTTCGTCATTGCCACGGCAATCGGCTATGTCGGCCTGCTATTCGTGCTTGCCTATCTCGGTGATCGCCGCGCCAGGACGCACAAGAGTTCGATCCTCCATTCCCCGGCGGTCTATACGCTGTCGATCTCGGTTTATTGCACGAGCTGGACCTTTTATGGCGCCGTGGGCAATGCAGCACGCTCGGGGCTGGAGTTCCTGACGATCTACCTTGGGCCGACGCTGGTCTTCGTCGGTTGGTGGTTCCTGTTGCGGCGGCTGGTGCGGATCAGCCATCTGCAGCGCATCACTTCCGTCGCAGACCTGCTGTCGTCGCGCTTTGGCAAGTCGAACCGGCTGGCCGTGCTGATCACCTGCATCGCGGTGGTGGGGATAGCGCCCTATATTGCCCTGCAGCTCAAGGCCGTGACCTCGTCGATCCAGGCAGTGGCTGGATCGTCCGAGTTTGGCCAGGGAAGCCTCAAGGGCATTGACGATGTCGGGCTGGCCTTCGGCATTGCGGCTGGCATGGCGCTGTTCACGATTCTCTTTGGCACGCGCCATGTCGATGCCAAGGAGCAGCATCACGGCGTGGTGGCGGCCATTGCCTTCGAGGCGGTGGTGAAGCTCACCGCGCTCGTGGCCGTGGGCATTTTCGTGGTCTATGTCGGCGGTGGGTTCGAAGAGATTTTTGCCCAGGCCGAGGCCCGTGGCGTCATGGTCGATGCCGCCAATACATTCGACACGCGCTGGCTGACCACCCTTGTGCTGTCGGTGGCGGCCATCGTCTGCCTGCCGCGGCAATTCCAGGTAACGGTGGTCGAAAACTCCGACGAGGCGCATCTGCGCGTCGCGAGCTGGGCCTTTCCGGCCTACATGCTGCTGATGAGCCTGTTTATCCTGCCCATCGCGGTATTCGGGCTGACCAAGATGCCGGCAGGTTCCAACCCTGACATGTTCGCGCTGACCCTGCCGCTGGCCTTCGGACAGGACGGGCTGGCGCTGTTTGCCTTTATCGGCGGGTTCTCTTCGGCAACGTCGATGATCATCCTTGAATCCATCGCGCTCTCGATCATGGTGTCCAACCATATCCTGATGCCCATGATCCTGCGGTTCAGCGCGCCGGGCGGCGATGGCAGGGGCGTGACGAGCCTTGTGCTGTTCGCGCGGCGGCTGTCGATCGTTTTGATCCTCTCCATGGGGTTTTTCTATTTCTTCTTCACCCGCGATTCCGATGCACTGGCGCCGATCGGGCTGATCTCGTTTACGGCCATCGCCCAGTTTTTCCCGGCGGTGATTGCGGCGCTGTTCTGGCGCGATGCCTCGCTCAAGGCGGCGACCATGGCCATCGCGGCGGGCTTCGTGTTCTGGGTGTGGTGCAGCTTCCTGCCCAGCTTTGAATCGGTTTCGCCACAGGTGGCGCTGTTGCTGAGCCAGGGGCCTTGGGGAATTTCGTGGTTGCGGCCCGAGGCAATGTTCGGGCTGGAGGGGATCGACCCGCTGGCCCATGCCGCCTTCTGGAGCCTGTCGGCCAATATCCTGATCCTTTGCACGGTGTCGCTGCTGACCAGCCAGTCGGCGCTGGAGCGTATTCAGGCCAGCGTCTTTGTCGATGTGTTCAAGCGAGGGCATGTGCCCAGCGGCAATTTCGTGCCCGGTTCGGCGACGGCAAACGACCTCTATTTCGTCGCCGAACGCGTGCTGGGCGAGACGCGGGCGGCGGCGTTGTTCGAGGCGGAGGCCAGGGAGAGCGGCGTCGACCCGGACATGCTGGAGCCGTCACCCGGCTTTATTGGCCGACTGGAGCGCGAACTGGCCGGCTCGATCGGCGCGGCTTCGGCCCATGTCATGCTGTCGAAAGTGGTCTCGGGCAGCGATGTGTCGCTCGAAGAAATGATGCAGATGGCTGACGAGACGCAGCAGGTCATCACCTATTCGCAGGAGCTGGAGAAGACTTCGGCCGAATTGCGCTCGACGGCGCAGCAGCTGGAGGATGCCAATGCGCAGTTGCGCGAGCTGGACAGCCAGAAGGACGAGTTCCTGAGCCAAGTAAGTCATGAGGTGCGGACGCCGATGACCTCCATCCGCTCGTTCTCGGAAATCCTCTTGGATGGCGATGAAATCGCGCCCGAGAAGCGGCAACATTTCGTGTCGACCATCCACCAGGAAAGCCTGCGGCTGACCAAGTTGCTCGACGAAATCCTCGACCTCTCGGCGCTGGAGCGGGGTGAGCGCAGCTGGGAGAACCAGCCGGTCAATGCCGAGGCTGCGCTGGACCGGGCGATGACGGTCTGCGAGGCGCTGCTGCGCCAGCATGGGGTGACGGTGGAGCAAGGCGACCGGGCGCGGACGACCATGGTGGAGGGGGATGCCGACCGTCTGTGCCAGGTCTTTATCAACCTGATCTCCAATGCGGTGAAATACAACGATTCCAGCGCACCGGTCTTGCGCATCTCGTCAACGACGCGGGCAGGCAATTATGTGGTGGATGTGGCGGACAATGGGCCGGGTATTGCCAAGGGCGAGCGCAAGCTGATCTTCGAGAAATTCTCGCGCGGCCAGCGTGGCTCGGTGGACCAGAGCGGGGCCGGGCTGGGGCTGGCGATTTCGCGGCAGATCATCACGCGGATGAATGGGTCGCTCGATCTGGTGCAGGGGCCGCTGCCGGGCGCCTGTTTCCGGGTCCGTCTTTCGGTGATGCGCTGA
- a CDS encoding ion channel gives MRADKDRPDDDSETGFGRLRSTLRLLYHGSSPFAQRFQFAVLVVDLAIIAFFIATPLLRGKEAFLWFDYSIAALLAVDLIARGLASTDVLRWLRQMPVIIDIFILATLLAPAWLVNLGFLRILRLWTLTRTGTFWRPLKKRGWGLYQEPIQAVVNLLVFLFVVTGFVYTAFANRGDDPSIEGYVDALYFTVATVTTTGFGDLTLPGTAGKLASIVIMIIGISLFVRLAQAIFRPAKVNFPCPQCGLSKHEPDAVHCKACGHLLNIPDSGNH, from the coding sequence ATGCGTGCGGATAAAGACAGGCCCGACGACGACAGCGAAACCGGCTTTGGCCGCCTGCGCTCCACGCTGCGCCTGCTTTATCACGGCTCCTCGCCCTTCGCGCAGCGCTTCCAGTTCGCTGTCCTCGTGGTCGATCTGGCCATTATTGCCTTCTTCATCGCCACGCCCCTGCTGCGCGGCAAGGAGGCCTTCCTGTGGTTCGACTATTCCATTGCGGCGCTATTGGCTGTCGATCTGATCGCGCGCGGCCTCGCCTCGACCGACGTGCTGCGCTGGCTGCGGCAGATGCCGGTCATCATCGACATTTTCATTCTGGCAACGCTCCTGGCCCCGGCCTGGCTGGTCAACCTGGGCTTTTTGCGCATCCTGCGTCTCTGGACCCTCACCCGCACCGGCACCTTCTGGCGCCCGCTCAAGAAACGCGGCTGGGGCCTCTACCAGGAGCCGATCCAGGCCGTCGTGAACCTGCTCGTCTTCCTCTTCGTGGTCACCGGCTTCGTTTATACCGCCTTTGCCAATCGCGGCGATGACCCCAGCATCGAAGGCTATGTCGACGCGCTCTATTTCACCGTGGCCACGGTCACCACGACCGGCTTCGGCGACCTGACGCTCCCCGGCACGGCGGGCAAGCTGGCCTCCATCGTCATCATGATCATCGGCATTTCGCTTTTCGTACGTCTGGCCCAGGCCATCTTCCGTCCGGCCAAGGTCAACTTTCCCTGCCCGCAATGCGGGCTCAGCAAGCACGAACCCGACGCCGTCCACTGCAAGGCCTGCGGCCATCTGCTGAACATTCCCGACAGCGGCAATCACTAG
- a CDS encoding DUF1993 domain-containing protein, producing the protein MTISVYDVTVPVFTRMLTNLLDIMDKAEASAAERKFDTAVFADMRLAPDMIPFRGQIMIATDHVKGCVSRLAGRDVPSWPDTEKSFEELRARIQKALDLLATVSREDLDGGDARDVTLKLGGKDVTMNGLAYLTERALPNFYFHYTTAYAILRHGGVAIGKRD; encoded by the coding sequence ATGACGATTTCAGTCTATGACGTGACCGTGCCGGTGTTTACCCGCATGCTGACCAATCTCCTCGACATCATGGACAAGGCCGAAGCCAGCGCGGCGGAGCGCAAGTTCGACACGGCGGTCTTTGCCGACATGCGCCTGGCGCCCGACATGATCCCGTTTCGCGGGCAGATCATGATCGCCACCGACCACGTCAAGGGCTGCGTATCGCGCCTTGCCGGTCGCGACGTACCGTCCTGGCCCGATACAGAGAAGAGCTTCGAGGAGCTGCGCGCCCGTATCCAGAAGGCGCTGGACCTGCTGGCGACCGTCAGCCGCGAGGATCTCGACGGTGGCGACGCGCGGGACGTCACGCTCAAGCTTGGCGGCAAGGACGTGACGATGAATGGCCTCGCCTATCTGACCGAACGGGCGCTGCCGAACTTTTATTTCCACTATACGACGGCCTACGCGATCCTGCGCCATGGCGGCGTTGCCATTGGCAAGCGGGACTAA
- a CDS encoding glycosyltransferase family 2 protein: protein MKLAFVIPAYNEEALIGKCLESVIAEIARSGADADIIVVNNASTDRTGEIARSFPSVRVVDEPKKGLVNARDAGFAASEGYELVANIDSDTIVPEGWLDTVLSEFNKDRKLVCLSGPYVYYDMSLWSRFLVGMFYGLTWLIYVLNRYILRVGSVVQGGNFVFKRQAWADVGGYDRTIEFFGEDTDVAVRLSKIGGVKWTFALKMKTSGRRLEKEGVFRTAGTYTLNFFWVTFRGKPATKAYTDIRPD, encoded by the coding sequence ATGAAACTGGCATTCGTCATTCCGGCCTATAATGAAGAGGCCCTGATCGGCAAATGCCTGGAATCGGTGATTGCCGAGATCGCGCGCTCAGGTGCCGATGCCGACATCATCGTGGTCAACAATGCCTCCACCGACCGGACCGGCGAGATCGCACGGAGCTTTCCGAGCGTGCGCGTGGTGGACGAGCCCAAGAAGGGCCTGGTCAATGCGCGCGACGCCGGCTTTGCCGCCAGCGAAGGCTATGAGCTGGTTGCCAATATCGACAGCGACACGATTGTGCCGGAAGGCTGGCTCGATACGGTGCTGAGCGAATTCAATAAGGATCGCAAGCTGGTCTGCCTCAGCGGCCCTTATGTCTATTACGACATGAGCCTGTGGAGCCGGTTCCTGGTGGGCATGTTCTATGGCCTCACCTGGCTGATCTATGTGCTCAACCGCTATATCCTGCGCGTCGGCTCGGTCGTGCAGGGCGGCAATTTCGTGTTCAAGCGCCAGGCCTGGGCCGATGTCGGGGGCTATGACCGCACGATCGAATTTTTCGGCGAGGATACCGATGTCGCGGTGCGCCTGTCCAAGATCGGCGGGGTGAAGTGGACCTTCGCGCTGAAGATGAAGACCTCGGGTCGGCGTCTCGAAAAGGAAGGCGTGTTCCGCACGGCGGGCACCTATACGCTCAACTTCTTCTGGGTCACCTTCCGCGGCAAGCCGGCCACCAAGGCCTATACCGACATTCGTCCCGACTAA
- a CDS encoding flagellar hook-length control protein FliK: protein MVIPSDLPRVNPQRTESLPSLPLRPGQTLEARVVGPGQNGATQVEIRGQVVSLNLPVAVNPGQTIRLEVQGQGQQMQLAMQVAAQPAPASPAPANPAQQQPSMPLPQAPSMPVATTPQAAVQNAQQAMVQAQFANQPDATLAQPTTPAAQNAQPSANVAGQGPQAGAQTPNAAAQPSATAAQPQTATPTGTPAPNATPQTVTTQVTQIVQQAVPQMPASLYPQAPPGLPNPAAVAPAAVAVNQPASAANLPRGDVAPVIAAAPIGGSSSNALAGNTSGMPNPQQPATPQAALNQMMQTSMPRQAPVTDLTAALSTIAGKVVLPEPVARAAQMVMAGRVAIDGKFDGAALQQAVRGSGVFQEAALAKGQMPLPQADMKTALLALRQTLVNWLGNQAPVAAVAHVPPPLKGITPRARSGGNEAPPIDPGDPPEEIGRHLLERTESALARTRMHQHASMQDPAAKTADWSMDLPVMIGQHQTMMQLQIHRDEGGEAGSEGERGWQMRFAINLPSMGEVGAQVSLRAGTTGVMLWATEPETSAALDADVNSLRDALTGAGLKTGAVIVRHGEPHVPPVPESSGHFVDERT from the coding sequence ATGGTGATCCCGTCGGATTTGCCACGCGTCAACCCGCAGCGGACCGAGAGTCTGCCCAGCCTGCCATTGCGACCAGGACAGACCCTGGAGGCGCGGGTCGTCGGACCCGGCCAGAACGGCGCGACGCAGGTCGAGATCCGTGGCCAGGTGGTCAGCCTCAACCTGCCGGTCGCGGTCAATCCAGGGCAAACGATCCGGCTTGAAGTTCAGGGGCAGGGGCAGCAGATGCAATTGGCCATGCAGGTTGCGGCGCAGCCCGCACCCGCCAGCCCCGCGCCGGCAAATCCCGCCCAGCAGCAGCCCAGCATGCCGCTGCCGCAAGCGCCCAGCATGCCGGTCGCGACAACGCCGCAGGCGGCGGTGCAGAATGCGCAGCAGGCGATGGTGCAGGCGCAGTTCGCCAATCAGCCGGATGCCACTCTGGCGCAACCAACCACGCCCGCGGCCCAGAACGCTCAGCCGTCCGCCAATGTAGCAGGCCAGGGGCCGCAGGCCGGTGCACAGACGCCGAATGCAGCAGCGCAACCGTCCGCGACCGCTGCCCAACCCCAGACGGCCACGCCGACGGGTACGCCAGCGCCCAATGCCACTCCGCAGACTGTCACGACACAGGTGACCCAGATCGTGCAGCAGGCGGTGCCGCAAATGCCGGCCTCGCTTTATCCGCAGGCGCCGCCCGGACTGCCCAATCCGGCGGCGGTTGCGCCGGCGGCCGTGGCGGTCAATCAGCCGGCATCGGCGGCGAACCTGCCGCGGGGTGATGTTGCGCCCGTGATTGCCGCTGCGCCGATCGGGGGCAGCAGCAGTAATGCGCTGGCGGGCAATACGTCCGGCATGCCCAATCCGCAGCAGCCCGCCACGCCGCAGGCGGCGCTCAACCAGATGATGCAGACCTCCATGCCGCGTCAGGCGCCCGTGACGGATCTGACGGCAGCGCTCAGCACGATTGCCGGCAAGGTAGTTCTGCCGGAGCCGGTGGCGCGCGCGGCGCAGATGGTGATGGCCGGGCGCGTGGCCATCGATGGCAAATTCGACGGCGCGGCGCTGCAGCAGGCGGTGCGCGGTTCGGGTGTGTTCCAGGAGGCGGCGCTGGCCAAGGGGCAGATGCCATTGCCGCAGGCGGACATGAAGACGGCGCTGCTGGCGCTGCGACAGACGCTGGTCAACTGGCTGGGCAACCAGGCACCGGTGGCGGCCGTGGCGCATGTTCCGCCCCCGCTCAAGGGGATCACGCCGCGTGCCAGGTCCGGTGGCAACGAGGCGCCGCCAATCGATCCGGGCGATCCGCCCGAGGAGATCGGGCGGCATCTGCTGGAGCGGACGGAATCGGCGCTGGCGCGCACCCGCATGCATCAGCATGCCTCGATGCAGGATCCGGCAGCCAAGACGGCAGACTGGAGCATGGACCTGCCGGTGATGATCGGACAGCACCAGACGATGATGCAATTGCAGATCCATCGCGACGAGGGCGGCGAGGCCGGTAGCGAAGGCGAACGGGGCTGGCAGATGCGTTTTGCAATCAACCTGCCCAGCATGGGCGAAGTTGGGGCGCAGGTGTCGCTGCGGGCCGGGACCACGGGCGTGATGCTGTGGGCGACCGAGCCGGAAACCTCGGCGGCGCTGGATGCGGATGTGAATAGCCTGCGTGATGCGCTGACGGGCGCCGGGCTCAAGACCGGCGCGGTGATCGTGCGGCATGGCGAGCCGCATGTGCCGCCAGTGCCGGAATCGTCGGGTCATTTCGTGGATGAACGCACATGA
- a CDS encoding EscU/YscU/HrcU family type III secretion system export apparatus switch protein, with translation MSDEDRSRALAVALQYEKGSRDAPKVVAKGRGLIAERIVALAEENGVVIEANPVLAEALSGVDLDDTIPLELYEAVAVVIGFVLRTNSRQ, from the coding sequence ATGAGCGACGAGGATCGGTCGCGCGCGCTGGCGGTTGCCCTGCAGTATGAAAAGGGGAGCCGGGACGCGCCGAAAGTGGTCGCCAAGGGGCGCGGGCTGATCGCCGAGCGCATCGTCGCACTGGCGGAAGAGAATGGCGTGGTGATCGAAGCCAATCCGGTTCTGGCCGAAGCGCTGAGCGGGGTCGACCTCGACGACACCATTCCGCTCGAACTCTACGAGGCCGTGGCCGTGGTGATCGGTTTCGTGCTGCGCACCAACAGCCGCCAATAA
- a CDS encoding DUF2076 family protein has product MSNQQDKQAIEGLFDRIEDVARNSAPRDRDAENLIQQRLRDYPPAPYYMAQTILIQEQALREARERIEQHEAGRSPQYGWDNQPARARGPWDRQEPSDARPAGGGFLAGAAQTALGVTGGLLLGSAIAGMFAGSAQAEEVQPVDNGDQGQDQDFDAGDDDLGGGFDFGGDF; this is encoded by the coding sequence ATGTCCAATCAGCAAGACAAGCAGGCCATCGAAGGTCTTTTTGACCGGATCGAAGATGTGGCGCGCAATAGTGCGCCGCGCGACCGCGATGCTGAAAACCTGATCCAGCAGCGGCTGCGCGACTATCCGCCCGCGCCCTATTACATGGCGCAGACCATTCTGATTCAGGAGCAGGCGCTACGCGAAGCGCGGGAGCGAATAGAGCAGCATGAAGCCGGACGTAGTCCGCAATATGGCTGGGATAATCAGCCCGCGCGCGCTCGGGGGCCTTGGGACCGGCAGGAACCGTCTGATGCGCGTCCTGCTGGTGGCGGCTTTCTGGCCGGCGCCGCCCAGACCGCGCTTGGCGTGACAGGTGGCCTGCTGCTGGGCAGCGCTATTGCGGGCATGTTTGCCGGCAGCGCGCAGGCTGAAGAGGTCCAGCCAGTCGATAACGGCGACCAGGGGCAGGATCAGGACTTTGACGCTGGCGATGATGACCTGGGTGGCGGCTTCGACTTCGGCGGCGACTTCTGA
- a CDS encoding 5'-methylthioadenosine/S-adenosylhomocysteine nucleosidase (Enables the cleavage of the glycosidic bond in both 5'-methylthioadenosine and S-adenosylhomocysteine), whose protein sequence is MTILYVMAAQAEYGPHLQARITPLMTGIGPVEAGVMTTFALAQAQQKHALPSLVVSLGSAGSRVLEQCGLYQASSVAYRDMDASALGFPKGQTPLLDLPPILPLDTIEGIPTATLSTGGNVVSGAAYDGIEAEMVDMETYAVLRACQAFNVPLLALRGISDGAEELGHVNDWYQYLHIIDEKLAAAIDLIEAHHASSA, encoded by the coding sequence ATGACCATCCTCTACGTCATGGCTGCACAAGCCGAATATGGCCCCCATCTGCAGGCGCGCATCACCCCATTGATGACCGGAATCGGCCCCGTCGAGGCAGGTGTCATGACCACCTTCGCTCTCGCTCAGGCGCAGCAGAAGCATGCCCTGCCCTCGCTGGTCGTCTCGCTCGGCTCGGCGGGATCGCGCGTATTGGAACAATGCGGGCTCTATCAGGCCAGCAGCGTCGCCTACCGCGACATGGATGCCTCGGCCCTGGGCTTTCCCAAGGGTCAGACGCCTCTGCTCGACCTCCCGCCCATCCTGCCGCTCGATACGATCGAGGGCATTCCAACGGCGACCCTGTCGACCGGCGGCAATGTCGTCTCGGGCGCAGCCTATGACGGCATCGAGGCCGAGATGGTGGACATGGAAACCTATGCGGTGCTGCGCGCCTGCCAGGCCTTTAACGTGCCGCTTCTGGCCTTGCGCGGCATTTCAGATGGCGCCGAGGAACTGGGGCACGTCAACGACTGGTACCAATACCTGCATATCATCGACGAAAAGCTGGCAGCCGCGATCGACCTGATCGAGGCCCATCACGCTAGTTCTGCTTAG
- a CDS encoding DUF2934 domain-containing protein, producing MEDQVKRRAYQLWEEDGRPDGQDQQYWFRAATELATNAAATIKPARKRAPRVKKAA from the coding sequence ATGGAAGACCAGGTCAAACGCCGTGCCTACCAGCTTTGGGAAGAGGATGGCCGTCCCGATGGCCAGGACCAGCAATATTGGTTCAGGGCTGCAACCGAACTGGCCACCAATGCCGCAGCAACGATCAAACCGGCCCGCAAGCGCGCGCCGCGGGTCAAGAAAGCCGCCTGA
- a CDS encoding MFS transporter: protein MTPFHQILGNNLVANITNFTVWFALTFWIFIETQSVFATGMVAGVYLVFTAAFGFWLGSIVDHNSKKLAMMGSSVVSAGFYTLSLAMVFLEPEGAFADPYGWYLWAFVLLIMLGVIAGNIRSIALPTLVTILIPEGERDKANGLVGMVSGIGFLTTSVISGFLVAWGGMLATLVLALVLSLAAFAHLHFVQVDEGRVAPAEGEETEPKRVDIKGTIAVIAAVPGLFALIFFASSTISWAASSWRCSMPMGCRWSRCRSGASPSERCRLPSSSAAS from the coding sequence ATGACCCCGTTTCACCAGATCCTCGGCAATAATCTCGTCGCCAATATCACCAATTTCACTGTGTGGTTTGCGCTGACTTTCTGGATTTTCATCGAGACTCAGTCGGTTTTTGCGACCGGCATGGTGGCGGGTGTCTATCTCGTGTTCACCGCGGCGTTCGGGTTCTGGCTGGGCAGCATCGTCGACCACAATTCCAAAAAGCTCGCCATGATGGGATCGAGCGTTGTCTCGGCGGGCTTCTACACGCTGTCGCTGGCCATGGTGTTTCTGGAGCCTGAGGGCGCCTTTGCCGATCCCTATGGCTGGTATCTCTGGGCGTTTGTGTTGCTGATCATGCTGGGTGTGATCGCCGGCAATATCCGCTCCATCGCGCTGCCGACGCTGGTGACGATCCTCATTCCCGAAGGCGAGCGCGACAAGGCCAATGGCCTAGTCGGCATGGTGAGCGGCATCGGCTTTCTGACCACATCGGTGATCAGCGGCTTCCTCGTCGCCTGGGGCGGCATGCTGGCGACGCTGGTGCTTGCCCTGGTTTTGTCGCTGGCGGCTTTTGCGCATCTCCATTTCGTGCAGGTGGACGAGGGACGGGTGGCGCCGGCCGAGGGCGAGGAGACCGAGCCGAAGCGCGTCGACATCAAGGGCACGATCGCCGTGATCGCGGCCGTGCCGGGGCTGTTTGCGCTGATCTTCTTCGCCAGTTCAACAATTTCCTGGGCGGCGTCTTCATGGCGCTGCTCGATGCCTATGGGTTGTCGCTGGTCTCGGTGCAGGTCTGGGGCCTCACCTTCGGAGCGCTGTCGACTGCCTTCATCATCAGCGGCATCGTGA
- a CDS encoding MFS transporter: MERNYGWVIVAAGAVITCLAMGAMFALPVYLQPISDQTGWTRAGISGAMTIGFIVMGVAGFLWGTLTDRIGARPVVLIAACTLGLGLFIASRANDLLVFQIAYGGLVGASGGAFFAPLMATVIGWFDKHRSLAVSLVSLGGGVAPMVITPLATVLIENMGWRNAMMTTALVATAIILPTALLIRRPPAGFDEAPGEAGEVTAGPSGTSILSVMKRPQFIVLAAVFALCCAAHSGPIFHTVSYAMLCGASAIAAASIYSVEGAAGLVGRVAFGLLADRIGVKKVIVGGLLLQAVGIYSYIYIGELTQFYMLAAVLGLAYGGVMPLYAVLARDYFSPRVMGTVLGGITMTSSIGMAIGPVGGGWLFDTFGDYHWLYVSSAAIGIGAALVALTFPGPSAPEEPTGTPQPA; the protein is encoded by the coding sequence ATGGAACGCAATTACGGTTGGGTCATCGTCGCCGCGGGCGCCGTCATCACCTGTCTGGCCATGGGCGCCATGTTCGCCCTGCCGGTCTATCTTCAACCCATTTCCGACCAGACCGGCTGGACCAGGGCCGGCATATCGGGCGCCATGACCATCGGTTTCATCGTCATGGGCGTGGCCGGCTTTTTGTGGGGCACGCTGACTGACCGCATCGGCGCAAGGCCTGTCGTGCTGATCGCCGCTTGCACACTTGGCCTCGGCCTGTTCATCGCCAGCCGTGCCAACGACCTGCTGGTGTTCCAGATTGCCTATGGCGGCCTCGTCGGCGCCTCCGGCGGCGCTTTCTTTGCGCCCCTGATGGCGACGGTCATCGGTTGGTTCGACAAGCACCGCAGCCTTGCGGTGTCGCTGGTCTCGCTGGGCGGCGGCGTCGCGCCCATGGTGATCACGCCCCTTGCCACAGTGCTCATCGAAAACATGGGCTGGCGCAATGCGATGATGACCACGGCGCTTGTTGCCACAGCGATTATCCTGCCAACCGCCCTGCTGATCCGCCGCCCGCCTGCCGGCTTTGATGAAGCACCGGGAGAAGCGGGCGAGGTCACCGCCGGCCCTTCGGGCACCTCCATCCTCTCGGTGATGAAGCGCCCGCAATTCATCGTTCTCGCAGCCGTCTTTGCGCTGTGCTGCGCCGCCCATTCCGGCCCGATCTTCCACACCGTGAGCTATGCCATGCTCTGCGGCGCCTCGGCCATTGCCGCTGCCAGCATCTATAGCGTCGAAGGCGCGGCAGGCCTTGTCGGTCGCGTCGCCTTTGGTCTGCTGGCCGACCGCATCGGCGTCAAGAAGGTCATCGTCGGCGGCCTCCTGCTGCAGGCCGTCGGCATCTACTCCTATATCTATATCGGCGAGCTGACCCAGTTCTACATGCTGGCCGCGGTGCTGGGCCTCGCCTATGGCGGCGTCATGCCGCTCTACGCCGTACTGGCCCGCGACTATTTCAGTCCGCGCGTCATGGGCACCGTGCTCGGCGGCATCACCATGACGTCGTCGATCGGCATGGCCATCGGCCCGGTCGGCGGTGGCTGGCTGTTCGACACCTTCGGTGACTATCACTGGCTCTATGTCAGCTCCGCCGCCATCGGCATCGGCGCCGCACTCGTTGCGCTCACCTTTCCCGGTCCATCTGCACCGGAGGAACCAACCGGCACGCCACAGCCCGCCTAG